The proteins below are encoded in one region of Tolumonas auensis DSM 9187:
- the uvrB gene encoding excinuclease ABC subunit UvrB, producing MSKTFKLESQFQPAGDQPEAIARLLDGIDAGLAHQTLLGVTGSGKTFTMANVIAKLNRPTMILAPNKTLAAQLYGEMREFFPENAVEYFVSYYDYYQPEAYVPTTDTFIEKDAAINEHIEQMRLSATKALLERRDVVIVASVSAIYGLGDPQAYLSMMLHLRQGDIINQRDILRRLAELQYTRNDAVFQRATFRVRGEVIDIFPAESDKLALRVELFDEEIERLSLFDPLTGAVEKVIPRFTVFPKSHYVTPRDTILQAIDTIKVELAERREQLLSANKLLEEQRLTQRTLFDIEMMQELGYCSGIENYSRYLSGRATGEPPPTLFDYLPADGLLIIDESHVTVPQIGGMYKGDRSRKETLVEYGFRLPSALDNRPLKFDEFEALMPQTIFVSATPAAYELEKSGGDVVQQVVRPTGLLDPEIEVRPVTTQVDDLLSEIRLRVKLNERVLVTTLTKRMSEDLTEYLHEHGVRVRYLHSDIDTVERMEIIRDLRLGEFDVLVGINLLREGLDMPEVSLVAILDADKEGFLRSTRSLIQTIGRAARNLNGKAILYGDRITNSMKTAIDETHRRRAVQQAFNLEHGITPKGLNKKVVDVMQLGGVSSKTQGKNAKKVAEPGAHYQWLHPKELAKEIKRLENQMFEHARNLEFEQAATLRDQIHELQQQLTMG from the coding sequence ATGAGTAAAACCTTTAAGCTGGAAAGTCAGTTCCAGCCAGCGGGCGATCAGCCCGAGGCTATTGCCCGGTTACTGGATGGGATTGATGCTGGTCTGGCTCATCAAACATTGTTAGGGGTGACGGGTTCAGGAAAAACCTTCACCATGGCTAATGTGATCGCGAAACTGAATCGCCCCACCATGATCCTGGCACCCAATAAGACCCTGGCCGCACAGCTTTATGGTGAAATGCGCGAATTCTTCCCGGAAAACGCAGTCGAATATTTTGTTTCTTATTACGACTACTACCAGCCGGAAGCTTATGTTCCCACAACAGATACCTTTATAGAGAAAGACGCTGCGATCAATGAACACATTGAGCAGATGCGTTTGTCTGCCACTAAAGCCTTACTGGAACGACGTGATGTGGTGATCGTTGCTTCGGTCTCCGCTATCTATGGTCTGGGCGATCCGCAGGCTTATCTCAGTATGATGCTGCATCTGCGGCAAGGCGATATTATTAATCAGCGCGATATTCTGCGTCGTCTGGCTGAACTGCAATATACCCGGAATGATGCTGTATTCCAGCGCGCCACATTCCGTGTGCGGGGTGAGGTGATTGATATCTTCCCGGCTGAATCAGACAAACTGGCATTACGGGTCGAGTTGTTTGATGAAGAAATTGAACGGTTGAGTTTGTTTGATCCGCTGACCGGTGCCGTGGAAAAAGTAATCCCCCGATTTACAGTATTTCCGAAAAGTCACTATGTAACGCCCCGGGACACTATTCTTCAGGCCATAGATACCATTAAGGTGGAACTGGCTGAACGGCGTGAACAGCTGTTAAGTGCGAATAAGCTACTGGAAGAACAGCGGCTGACGCAGCGGACATTGTTTGATATTGAGATGATGCAGGAGCTGGGATACTGCTCGGGCATTGAAAACTATTCCCGTTATCTGTCGGGGCGGGCTACCGGCGAACCACCACCAACCTTATTTGACTATCTGCCGGCAGATGGCTTGCTGATTATCGATGAATCTCACGTGACGGTGCCGCAAATCGGTGGCATGTATAAAGGTGATCGTTCCCGCAAAGAGACACTGGTGGAATATGGTTTCCGCTTGCCATCGGCACTGGATAACCGTCCGCTGAAGTTCGACGAGTTTGAAGCTCTGATGCCGCAAACCATTTTTGTCTCGGCAACACCGGCGGCCTATGAATTGGAAAAATCAGGCGGAGATGTTGTACAGCAAGTGGTTCGGCCAACCGGATTGCTGGATCCGGAAATTGAAGTTCGTCCGGTCACGACCCAGGTGGATGATCTGTTGTCAGAAATCCGGCTGCGGGTGAAGCTGAATGAGCGCGTGCTGGTTACGACATTGACCAAGCGCATGTCTGAAGATCTGACTGAATATCTGCATGAGCATGGTGTCAGGGTGCGTTATCTGCATTCTGATATCGATACCGTTGAACGTATGGAGATCATCCGTGATCTGCGTCTGGGCGAGTTTGACGTCCTGGTGGGTATCAACCTCCTGCGCGAAGGTCTGGATATGCCTGAGGTGTCGCTGGTAGCGATTCTGGATGCGGATAAAGAGGGCTTCCTGCGTTCGACCCGTTCTCTGATTCAGACGATTGGTCGTGCCGCCCGTAACCTGAATGGTAAAGCGATCCTGTATGGTGATCGCATCACGAATTCCATGAAAACAGCGATCGATGAAACCCATCGTCGCCGTGCAGTGCAGCAGGCATTTAACCTCGAGCACGGTATTACACCGAAAGGGTTAAATAAAAAGGTCGTGGATGTCATGCAGCTCGGCGGCGTGAGCAGTAAAACGCAGGGGAAAAACGCCAAA